The Buteo buteo chromosome 3, bButBut1.hap1.1, whole genome shotgun sequence genome has a window encoding:
- the RPS20 gene encoding small ribosomal subunit protein uS10 — protein MAFKDTGKAPVEQEVAIHRIRITLTSRNVKSLEKVCADLIRGAKEKNLKVKGPVRMPTKTLRITTRKTPCGEGSKTWDRFQMRIHKRLIDLHSPSEIVKQITSISIEPGVEVEVTIADA, from the exons atg GCGTTTAAAGATACTGGCAAAGCACCTGTGGAACAAGAGGTAGCAATTCATCGCATTAGAATTACTTTGACAAGTCGCAATGTAAAATCACTTGAGAAGG tctgtgctgACTTGATCAGAGgtgctaaggaaaaaaacctaaaggtGAAAGGACCTGTTCGCATGCCCACCAAG actctgCGAATCACTACCAGGAAGACGCCTTGTGGTGAAGGTTCCAAGACCTGGGATCGTTTCCAAATGCGTATCCATAAGCGGCTCATTGACTTACACAGCCCTTCTGAGATTGTGAAGCAGATCACTTCCATCAGCATTGAACCAGGTGTAGAAGTCGAAGTTACTATTGCTGATGCCTAA